In Cryptomeria japonica chromosome 10, Sugi_1.0, whole genome shotgun sequence, a genomic segment contains:
- the LOC131047649 gene encoding protein VACUOLELESS GAMETOPHYTES encodes MQKLMHHPSHPGHWLTYVWYPLGFICDGCGEGVQGNGYRCAACNFDLHECCATAPPVLDQSFHGGNGNWVQLQTLPPCGSQMQCSECAHRVSGLGYYCRSSSCGYALHPTCALLPRRHTQVEIAPKAHAEVGTVPLQPDLKFDDRDDHHHSGRGMALRGGKFLGKLAFGVITGDPTSIGGALADLVLSD; translated from the exons ATGCAGAAGTTGATGCATCATCCGAGCCACCCAGGGCACTGGCTCACATATGTTTGGTACCCACTTGGGTTTATATGCGACGGTTGCGGAGAGGGTGTGCAGGGGAATGGGTATAGATGTGCTGCTTGCAATTTTGATCTGCATGAATGCTGCGCCACGGCTCCTCCAGTTTTGGACCAAAGTTTCCATGGTGGGAACGGCAATTGGGTCCAACTCCAAACGCTGCCTCCCTGTGGAAGTCAGATGCAGTGCTCGGAGTGTGCACACCGTGTGTCAGGATTGGGGTACTATTGCAGAAGCAGCTCCTGTGGGTACGCTCTTCACCCAACCTGTGCATTGCTTCCCAGGCGCCATACTCAAGTAGAAATAGCTCCCAAAGCCCATGCTGAAGTGGGAACAGTTCCTCTGCAACCAGATCTGAAATTTGATG ACAGAGATGACCATCATCATAGTGGTCGCGGAATGGCTTTACGCGGTGGTAAATTTCTGGGGAAACTGGCATTTGGAGTAATTACGGGAGACCCCACAAGTATTGGAGGCGCCTTGGCTGACTTGGTTTTATCTGATTGA